One window of the Capnocytophaga haemolytica genome contains the following:
- a CDS encoding YihY/virulence factor BrkB family protein, which translates to MLKDRILNLPIIKQLIGFLDSIPLYKKAFTLYDLLSLYIVGIIKGTLTYRASAISYSFFLAIFPFLLFILNLIPYIPIDDFQLDFWAFITDLLPPGTESFISDIFFDIAEKKRGGLLSSVFFLSIFLMTNGIMAIFGGFEFSYHKQITRTYIKQYLYALMVAIILSLLVLITVVVFLAYEVYLVPYLEKLGLFETNEYWFLLSKWGFIFLVMFFGTSILFYFGTPEGKESRFFSVGSIFTTLLFGLTSYLFGVYIENFSRYNQLYGSIGALLIFLLYIWLNSNILLLGFELNATLRQLKRSKGGRCS; encoded by the coding sequence ATGCTTAAAGATAGGATACTTAACTTGCCAATTATCAAGCAATTGATAGGTTTTCTGGACAGTATTCCGCTGTACAAGAAGGCTTTTACGCTTTACGACTTGCTCTCGCTATACATTGTGGGGATTATCAAGGGGACGCTTACCTATCGGGCGAGTGCGATTTCGTACAGTTTTTTTCTGGCTATTTTTCCGTTTTTGCTGTTTATACTGAACCTTATCCCTTATATTCCGATTGATGACTTTCAGTTGGATTTCTGGGCGTTTATCACTGACCTTTTGCCCCCTGGAACTGAGAGTTTTATTTCGGATATTTTCTTCGATATTGCTGAGAAGAAACGAGGAGGACTGCTTTCGTCGGTGTTCTTCTTATCTATCTTCTTGATGACCAATGGGATAATGGCTATCTTTGGAGGCTTTGAATTCTCGTATCACAAGCAGATCACGCGTACTTATATCAAGCAATATCTCTATGCGCTGATGGTGGCGATTATCCTTTCGCTGCTGGTGCTGATCACGGTGGTGGTGTTTTTGGCTTACGAGGTGTATCTGGTGCCTTATTTAGAGAAGTTAGGGCTATTTGAGACTAATGAGTATTGGTTTTTGCTTTCGAAGTGGGGTTTTATCTTTCTTGTGATGTTTTTCGGCACGAGTATCTTGTTTTATTTTGGCACACCTGAGGGGAAGGAAAGCCGATTTTTTTCCGTGGGATCGATATTTACGACTCTGCTCTTCGGCTTGACCTCGTATTTGTTTGGTGTTTATATTGAGAATTTCTCGCGTTACAACCAGTTGTACGGTTCGATTGGTGCGTTGCTCATATTTTTGTTGTATATTTGGCTGAACTCAAACATATTGCTGTTGGGTTTTGAGCTGAATGCAACGCTGCGACAGTTGAAGCGATCAAAGGGGGGACGTTGCTCCTGA
- a CDS encoding LysM peptidoglycan-binding domain-containing protein, with protein MKRFITLSLMLLWGALSLHAQQTYTAKGYETVENIAKTYRLSPADIVKANSGLKDAVQKGQTINIPVSKYKHYNTQRPESFKIHLVKGGETFFGLSQRYRINIDDIKRYNLDLYTRELQEGERITIPVFNKDTEVVQKVNPGQKRYVVKPLETLWKIAKNHNVSVEELERINKGEKGFDANNLRGGQEIWVPASAVDTSDTATPNIPAGKNLVLYNVEKGEGFYSLERKFGLSEADLIKLNPDLKSGLKSDSQIWIPKENFNRYSNAAATTTSDYNFKNANTSLRSASSPSKVKEISYILPFKVSDVGGGNKMELRTRLKSNKLTPIATDFYSGALMALDSLQKMGYKFKVNTYDSEADDMQKIVSTPAVKNSQIVIGPFTTKRFNDLASAITSPNTALLAPLANKNITLNPNVFQTLPSDEAQQARMIDYVAKHYSDANIMILADSKNGAIREKLERAFPNAKVITEMSAAGFNNALSPTKENFVLLQSNDVGYVSLVVRILHNALKVGKGATAPKITLATLDKGNVFDSNSISNSQLSDLHFTYPTVNKYSNGSDAFSQRYLKTYGVLPNKYAIRGFDITMDAVLRLGVSGNFTGSSSQVGETSYLENKFAYQKNAYRGGGYENQGVYIVQYDDMEVKELQ; from the coding sequence ATGAAAAGATTTATAACACTTAGTTTAATGCTACTATGGGGCGCACTGAGCCTGCACGCACAGCAGACCTATACGGCAAAAGGCTATGAAACCGTTGAGAATATTGCAAAAACCTACCGCCTCTCACCTGCGGATATTGTTAAAGCGAATTCTGGCTTGAAGGATGCTGTTCAGAAAGGGCAGACGATCAATATCCCTGTGAGTAAGTACAAGCATTACAATACCCAGCGCCCTGAGAGCTTTAAGATACACTTGGTGAAGGGCGGTGAGACTTTCTTCGGGCTGTCGCAGCGATATCGCATTAATATTGACGATATTAAGCGCTACAACTTAGATCTGTACACACGCGAGCTACAAGAAGGGGAGCGCATTACTATCCCAGTATTCAATAAAGATACAGAGGTAGTGCAGAAGGTTAATCCTGGGCAAAAGCGCTATGTAGTAAAACCACTCGAAACACTTTGGAAGATTGCTAAGAACCATAATGTGAGTGTTGAAGAGTTGGAGCGTATCAACAAAGGAGAAAAAGGCTTTGATGCCAATAACCTCAGAGGAGGGCAAGAGATATGGGTGCCAGCCTCAGCAGTTGATACTTCCGATACAGCAACCCCTAACATCCCAGCAGGGAAGAATTTAGTGCTTTACAACGTAGAAAAAGGGGAAGGCTTTTACAGCTTAGAACGCAAATTTGGGCTCTCAGAAGCCGATTTAATCAAGCTCAATCCCGACTTGAAGTCAGGCTTAAAGAGCGACTCACAGATATGGATTCCTAAGGAGAATTTTAACCGTTATAGCAATGCGGCAGCTACTACCACCAGCGATTACAACTTTAAGAATGCCAATACATCTCTGCGCTCGGCTTCTTCTCCCTCTAAAGTGAAGGAAATCTCGTATATTCTACCTTTTAAGGTCTCCGATGTAGGTGGAGGCAACAAGATGGAGCTGCGCACGCGCCTTAAGAGTAATAAGCTCACTCCCATCGCTACCGACTTCTATTCAGGGGCTTTGATGGCACTGGACTCTTTGCAGAAGATGGGTTATAAGTTCAAGGTCAATACCTATGATAGTGAGGCAGATGATATGCAGAAGATTGTCAGCACCCCTGCGGTGAAGAACTCACAAATAGTGATAGGTCCCTTTACTACTAAGCGGTTCAACGACTTAGCTTCGGCAATTACGAGTCCTAATACCGCCCTCTTGGCGCCTTTGGCAAATAAGAATATCACGCTCAACCCGAATGTATTCCAGACACTGCCTAGCGATGAGGCACAGCAAGCCCGTATGATTGATTATGTGGCTAAGCACTATTCCGATGCGAATATTATGATATTGGCAGATAGTAAAAATGGGGCTATACGTGAGAAGTTAGAGCGTGCTTTTCCGAATGCCAAGGTGATAACAGAGATGTCAGCAGCAGGCTTTAACAATGCGCTGAGCCCTACCAAGGAGAACTTTGTGCTATTGCAGTCCAACGATGTAGGCTATGTGTCGCTGGTAGTGCGCATATTGCACAACGCCCTGAAAGTAGGTAAGGGAGCTACAGCGCCAAAGATTACGCTGGCTACCTTGGACAAAGGCAATGTGTTCGACTCTAACAGTATCTCCAATAGCCAACTATCGGACTTGCACTTTACCTACCCGACAGTCAATAAGTACTCTAACGGCAGTGATGCCTTCTCACAACGCTACCTAAAGACTTATGGTGTTCTGCCCAACAAATACGCTATTCGCGGTTTCGACATCACGATGGATGCAGTACTCAGATTGGGTGTATCAGGCAACTTTACAGGTAGCAGTAGCCAAGTAGGTGAAACCTCCTATTTAGAGAATAAGTTTGCCTACCAGAAGAATGCTTATCGTGGAGGAGGCTATGAAAACCAAGGAGTATATATCGTGCAATACGACGATATGGAAGTAAAAGAATTACAGTAG
- the purE gene encoding 5-(carboxyamino)imidazole ribonucleotide mutase yields the protein MKVAVVMGSKSDLPVMQDAINLLKDFGIDTVVDIVSAHRTPDKLVAFATTAHTEGIAVIIAGAGGAAHLPGMVASMSPLPVIGVPVKSSNSIDGWDSVLSILQMPAGVPVATVALNGAKNAGILAAQILAAQQPELLQRIIDYKNNLKQAVWEASKELNANE from the coding sequence ATGAAAGTAGCCGTAGTGATGGGTAGTAAGAGCGACTTGCCTGTGATGCAAGATGCTATTAACCTCTTGAAGGACTTTGGAATAGATACTGTGGTGGACATCGTTTCTGCCCATCGTACCCCTGATAAACTCGTGGCTTTTGCTACCACCGCCCACACCGAGGGTATCGCCGTGATTATCGCAGGGGCAGGCGGAGCAGCGCACTTGCCAGGGATGGTCGCCTCGATGTCGCCGCTGCCCGTGATTGGCGTGCCTGTGAAGAGTAGCAACTCCATCGACGGCTGGGACTCGGTGCTCTCTATCCTGCAAATGCCCGCAGGGGTGCCTGTGGCTACCGTAGCACTGAATGGAGCTAAGAATGCAGGTATCCTTGCCGCTCAGATCCTCGCCGCCCAGCAGCCCGAACTATTGCAGAGGATTATCGACTATAAAAACAACCTAAAACAAGCCGTTTGGGAGGCTTCTAAAGAACTGAATGCAAATGAATAA
- a CDS encoding phosphatidate cytidylyltransferase, translated as MNELFKRTITGFIYIFLLLSAIMLDASAFDFLFLSFGIICLFEFKRLIRLKELHIFLIFLFTWWLYIHLKVSVFAIYTLLLATLLTNIYLTMSLFNEKLPLRKRSNNTKLLVSLLYVGGGCIFVPLIYKFESSVYRTQFYTDFFGQLFFNNTIPQEGFPNAAQITMIGILCIIWASDSFAYLSGKAFGRHKLFERISPKKTIEGFIGGLLGAVFVAVLIAYYYSEKPIWQWVVLAIVLVVTGTVGDLVESSFKRTAKVKDSGTILPGHGGLLDRLDSLIFASPFAFLTLLIFELF; from the coding sequence ATGAACGAACTGTTCAAGCGAACGATAACAGGCTTCATCTACATATTTTTGCTCCTATCAGCCATTATGCTTGATGCGAGCGCTTTTGACTTTTTATTTTTGTCCTTTGGGATTATATGCTTATTTGAGTTCAAGAGGCTTATCCGCTTAAAGGAATTGCACATTTTTCTGATATTTTTATTCACTTGGTGGCTATATATCCATTTAAAAGTGAGTGTTTTTGCTATTTACACCTTACTTTTAGCTACTTTACTGACGAATATCTACCTAACGATGTCACTTTTTAATGAGAAATTGCCCTTGCGCAAGAGGAGCAACAACACAAAGTTACTCGTTAGTCTGCTATATGTGGGAGGAGGCTGTATCTTTGTACCTCTTATCTACAAATTTGAGTCATCAGTTTACAGGACGCAGTTTTATACTGACTTTTTTGGTCAGTTATTTTTCAATAACACCATACCACAAGAAGGCTTTCCCAATGCTGCACAGATTACAATGATAGGGATTTTATGTATTATATGGGCGAGCGATAGCTTTGCCTACCTTTCGGGTAAAGCCTTTGGTAGGCACAAACTCTTTGAGCGTATTTCTCCTAAAAAGACAATTGAAGGTTTTATAGGAGGGCTACTTGGGGCAGTATTTGTAGCGGTACTTATCGCTTATTATTACAGTGAAAAACCTATATGGCAATGGGTGGTTTTGGCAATTGTACTGGTGGTTACTGGCACAGTTGGTGATCTTGTAGAGTCGAGCTTTAAACGCACTGCTAAGGTAAAAGATAGCGGCACTATCCTCCCAGGACACGGAGGACTTTTAGACCGCTTAGATAGCTTGATTTTTGCTTCTCCATTTGCCTTTCTCACTTTATTGATTTTTGAACTCTTCTAA
- the priA gene encoding replication restart helicase PriA, whose translation MYYIDVILPLPLKKLFTYSVNADEAHFLKAGMRVAVPFGKAKLYSALVYSIHSHKPAYETKEIAYILDEEPVVTEKQLALWKWVAEFYMCSLGEVMCSGMPSAFLLESETIIEVQDKDMESGLFTDDEWLVYDALKLKTALKGSEVAMIVPKRKSLKVIKGLVEKGAARISERLFERYVPKLVKYIRLSPAYQSEEGLKQALELTKGARKQTQLILAYFNHINKDKAPLKAEVLLSSSGVSANILKAAEEKGIFEEYYLQKDRVSFDGDTSAKKALTPAQRAALEEITQQFAYKETILLQGVTASGKTEVYIELIDRMLQSGKQVLYLLPEIGLTVHLINRLKQHFGEQMSVYHSKYNTNERVEVWNNVLHKSHKAQLVVGVRSAVMLPFSDLGLIIVDEEHDPSYRQYDPAPRYQARDTATMLAKIQGANVLLGSATPSIESMHNVKTEKYGFAYLSERYGAFQPPTIEVVDIKDKYHRKRMTGHFSDLLIEAIGETLSEGRQVILFQNQRGYAPVVQCKSCGTVPQCPHCDVSLTYHHSRNQLRCHYCGYAIAMPQTCVACGSADLTTKGFGTEQISKEASELFPNATIDRMDQDTTNGKYGYEKILSQFEQQQTQILVGTQMISKGLDFENVGLVGVMSADASFHIPDFRAYERSFQLLLQVSGRAGRSAKKGKVLIQTYNPQHPVLQQVLHSDFKGMYAQQMQERQEYLYPPLVRLVKITFKHTDFNQVNEGAAWFAQALLQAFEAHSGVHILGPEFPLISRIRNEYMKDILVKVEPSKISPSAVKTQLLRIETSFQAIGKFRAVKVIYTVD comes from the coding sequence ATGTACTACATAGATGTGATATTACCATTACCGCTAAAGAAGCTATTCACTTACAGCGTGAATGCAGATGAAGCCCATTTCCTAAAAGCAGGAATGCGGGTGGCGGTGCCGTTTGGTAAGGCAAAGCTCTACTCGGCATTGGTGTACAGCATACACTCCCACAAGCCTGCCTACGAGACGAAAGAGATAGCTTACATCTTAGATGAGGAGCCCGTTGTAACTGAGAAGCAATTAGCGCTCTGGAAATGGGTGGCTGAGTTCTATATGTGCAGCTTAGGCGAAGTGATGTGCTCGGGGATGCCCTCGGCGTTTTTGCTGGAAAGTGAGACGATCATTGAGGTGCAGGATAAAGATATGGAGAGTGGGCTTTTTACTGATGATGAGTGGCTTGTATACGATGCTTTGAAGTTGAAAACAGCTTTGAAGGGCAGCGAAGTGGCGATGATAGTGCCCAAACGCAAGTCGCTCAAGGTGATCAAAGGTTTGGTGGAGAAGGGAGCTGCGCGCATCAGTGAGCGTCTCTTCGAGCGATATGTGCCTAAGTTAGTGAAATACATACGGCTATCACCTGCGTATCAAAGTGAGGAAGGGCTCAAGCAGGCTCTTGAGCTCACTAAGGGAGCACGCAAACAAACACAACTTATCTTGGCTTATTTTAACCATATCAATAAGGATAAGGCGCCTTTAAAGGCAGAGGTGCTGCTCAGTTCTTCTGGGGTGTCGGCAAACATCCTCAAAGCTGCGGAGGAGAAGGGTATTTTTGAGGAGTACTATCTACAGAAAGACCGCGTGAGTTTCGACGGTGATACAAGTGCTAAGAAAGCTCTTACACCTGCACAACGAGCTGCATTGGAGGAGATTACACAGCAGTTTGCCTATAAGGAGACCATACTACTGCAAGGAGTAACTGCCTCAGGAAAGACAGAGGTGTATATTGAGCTTATTGACAGGATGTTGCAATCGGGTAAACAGGTGCTGTATCTCCTGCCTGAAATAGGGCTCACGGTGCATCTTATCAACCGACTAAAGCAGCATTTCGGCGAGCAAATGAGCGTATACCACTCCAAATACAACACCAATGAGCGAGTGGAGGTATGGAACAACGTGCTGCATAAGAGTCACAAAGCTCAGCTTGTGGTCGGGGTGCGATCGGCAGTAATGCTGCCTTTTTCGGATTTAGGACTCATTATCGTGGACGAAGAGCACGACCCTTCCTATCGGCAGTACGACCCCGCACCACGCTACCAAGCGCGCGATACAGCCACAATGTTAGCAAAAATACAAGGTGCGAATGTACTCTTAGGGTCGGCTACGCCCTCTATTGAGAGTATGCACAATGTGAAGACTGAGAAGTACGGTTTTGCGTACTTATCGGAGCGCTATGGAGCGTTTCAGCCACCTACCATTGAGGTTGTAGACATCAAAGATAAATACCATCGGAAGCGGATGACAGGGCACTTTTCAGACTTACTGATTGAGGCTATTGGTGAGACGCTATCCGAAGGCAGGCAAGTAATTCTCTTCCAAAATCAGCGAGGGTATGCCCCTGTGGTGCAATGCAAGAGTTGTGGCACGGTGCCCCAGTGTCCACATTGCGATGTGAGCCTGACCTACCACCACAGTCGGAACCAACTGCGATGCCATTACTGTGGCTATGCTATTGCGATGCCTCAGACGTGTGTGGCTTGTGGCAGTGCTGACCTCACCACCAAGGGCTTCGGCACGGAGCAGATCAGTAAAGAAGCGAGCGAGCTGTTCCCCAATGCCACTATTGACCGAATGGATCAGGATACTACTAATGGCAAATATGGCTACGAGAAGATCCTTTCACAATTCGAGCAGCAGCAAACACAGATATTGGTGGGCACACAGATGATTTCAAAAGGACTGGACTTTGAGAATGTAGGTTTGGTGGGGGTGATGAGTGCTGATGCGTCGTTCCATATTCCTGATTTTAGGGCTTATGAGCGTAGCTTTCAACTGCTATTGCAAGTGTCAGGACGCGCAGGACGCAGTGCAAAGAAAGGCAAAGTGCTCATACAAACATACAACCCTCAGCACCCTGTATTACAACAAGTGCTGCATAGCGACTTCAAAGGGATGTACGCCCAGCAGATGCAAGAGCGACAAGAGTACCTATACCCTCCACTGGTGCGACTGGTAAAGATCACCTTTAAACACACCGACTTCAACCAAGTAAACGAAGGAGCAGCGTGGTTTGCCCAAGCTCTATTACAGGCTTTTGAAGCTCACAGTGGAGTGCATATACTCGGACCTGAGTTTCCACTCATCTCACGTATTCGCAATGAGTATATGAAGGATATTCTCGTAAAAGTAGAACCATCAAAGATATCACCCTCTGCTGTAAAAACACAATTGCTGCGCATTGAAACCAGCTTTCAGGCAATAGGAAAGTTTCGTGCAGTAAAAGTGATATACACAGTTGATTAG
- the dapF gene encoding diaminopimelate epimerase, translating into MKVHFYKYQGTGNDFVMIDNRSLFFPKENQQLITSLCDRRFGIGADGLILLENTSNYDFRMIYYNSDGRQGTMCGNGGRCVVAFAKQLGIITEKALFIAVDGEHNALIDPKNEVQLQMKDVNTIDVHEGYTFLNTGSPHHIIFVDDVEAIDVKTEGAAIRYGVLYRDKGGSNVNFVERVSPTVLKVRTYERGVEDETYSCGTGVTAAAIAAFHTKITTSSPVELHTKGGNLKVLFDIEDNRYKNVYLCGKASFVFEGTITT; encoded by the coding sequence ATGAAGGTACATTTCTACAAATACCAAGGTACAGGCAATGACTTTGTGATGATTGACAATCGTAGTCTTTTTTTTCCAAAAGAAAACCAGCAGCTTATCACTTCACTATGTGATAGGCGTTTTGGCATAGGTGCTGATGGGCTTATCCTTTTGGAAAATACCTCTAATTACGACTTTCGTATGATATACTACAATTCTGATGGGAGGCAAGGAACTATGTGTGGCAATGGGGGACGCTGTGTAGTCGCTTTTGCCAAACAACTGGGAATCATTACTGAAAAAGCGTTGTTCATTGCTGTCGATGGTGAGCATAATGCACTAATTGACCCTAAAAACGAAGTACAATTGCAGATGAAGGATGTCAATACTATTGACGTGCACGAAGGTTACACTTTTCTCAATACAGGGTCGCCTCATCACATAATATTTGTAGATGATGTAGAAGCAATTGACGTGAAGACCGAAGGGGCTGCTATTCGCTATGGGGTATTGTATCGAGATAAAGGCGGCAGCAATGTTAACTTTGTTGAAAGGGTGAGCCCAACGGTGCTTAAAGTGCGTACTTATGAGCGCGGCGTAGAGGATGAGACTTATTCCTGTGGCACTGGGGTAACTGCGGCAGCCATAGCAGCTTTTCACACTAAAATAACTACTTCAAGCCCTGTAGAACTCCATACCAAAGGGGGAAACTTAAAAGTGCTTTTTGACATAGAGGATAATAGATATAAAAATGTATACCTCTGTGGAAAAGCCTCTTTCGTTTTTGAAGGAACTATCACTACATAA
- a CDS encoding LUD domain-containing protein → MNFFKRLFKGNDTEAELYQQENTTDHLPADEQFALHFIEKGGRFIYCASEIEAQEVFRNILKELGVTVKLSSNASSTIRSVFEEHLSLLTSDIETSNVYLTDCEYLITSEGGIMLSSNQLRHRKIDELPEIFIVFAKTSQMVRDINEGMRGINSKYPQQKPTGLITLKCFREKKSDNNINDLGSKFKNTYLILLEDLPIEKP, encoded by the coding sequence ATGAATTTTTTTAAGAGATTATTCAAAGGAAATGATACTGAAGCTGAACTTTATCAGCAAGAAAATACAACAGATCACCTGCCAGCAGACGAACAGTTTGCGCTACACTTTATCGAAAAAGGCGGGCGGTTTATCTATTGTGCCTCAGAAATTGAAGCGCAAGAGGTTTTCCGAAATATACTAAAAGAATTGGGGGTAACAGTAAAACTCAGTAGTAACGCTTCGTCAACGATCCGAAGTGTATTTGAGGAGCACCTTTCCCTTCTGACCTCAGATATTGAGACCTCAAATGTCTACCTGACTGACTGTGAGTACTTGATCACTTCGGAAGGAGGAATTATGCTGTCATCGAACCAGTTACGCCATAGGAAGATAGATGAACTACCTGAAATATTTATTGTTTTTGCAAAGACCAGCCAAATGGTTAGAGATATCAATGAAGGTATGCGAGGTATTAACTCAAAATATCCACAGCAAAAGCCTACAGGGCTAATTACCTTAAAGTGTTTCCGAGAGAAGAAAAGCGATAACAATATCAATGATTTAGGTAGTAAATTCAAAAATACCTATCTTATTTTGTTGGAAGATTTACCCATTGAAAAACCATAA
- a CDS encoding GNAT family N-acetyltransferase, which yields MNHNTALTSCYLRALEPEDIDFLYHLENEEELWEVSQTQLPFSKYLLLSYIQNATQDIYEAHQYRFVICDNDNHPVGLIDLYDFDPKNKRASVGVALLKEAREKGYASEALQLLMQHSQTYLDLHQLVAYIPNDNQASIKLFEKTGFAKSALLKDWIYFKGSYKDVLIYQYIF from the coding sequence ATGAACCATAACACTGCACTAACATCTTGCTATCTGCGTGCCTTAGAACCTGAGGATATAGATTTTCTTTATCATCTTGAAAATGAAGAAGAGCTCTGGGAGGTAAGCCAAACACAACTTCCTTTTTCAAAATACCTCCTGCTATCGTATATCCAGAATGCTACCCAAGATATTTATGAGGCTCATCAATATCGATTTGTAATTTGTGATAATGACAATCATCCTGTAGGATTAATTGATTTATACGACTTTGACCCTAAGAATAAACGCGCCTCAGTGGGAGTTGCCCTTTTAAAAGAAGCAAGAGAAAAGGGATATGCCTCTGAAGCTTTGCAATTACTGATGCAGCACAGCCAAACTTACTTAGATCTACATCAACTTGTAGCCTACATACCGAATGATAATCAGGCAAGTATAAAGCTCTTTGAGAAGACTGGTTTTGCTAAATCAGCTCTGTTAAAAGATTGGATTTACTTCAAAGGTAGCTATAAAGATGTGCTTATTTATCAATATATTTTTTAG
- the guaA gene encoding glutamine-hydrolyzing GMP synthase — protein MNNNRFEGSRLLILDFGSQYTQLIARRVRELNVYCEIHPYNHLPDEIDSYDAVILSGSPYSVRSEEALHPDLSAIRGKKPLLAVCYGAQYLAHFSGGEVAPSAIREYGRANLSYIKAGEPLFEGIATGSQVWMSHSDTIKVLPTGGVCLASTADVVNAAYRIEGEPTYAIQFHPEVSHSTDGKQLLANFLFKIAGFTPNWTADNFVEMTITALREQVGRDKVVLGLSGGVDSTVAAVLLNKAIGEQLHCIFVNNGLLRKGEFESVLLQYEGMGLNVKGVDASARFLSALAGITDPEAKRKAIGKTFIEVFDDEAHKISDVKWLGQGTIYPDVIESLSVKGPSATIKSHHNVGGLPDYMKLKVVEPLRMLFKDEVRRVGRSLGIDAELLGRHPFPGPGLAIRILGDITAEKVAVLQEVDAIFIGNLKSTGLYDKVWQAGAILLPIQSVGVMGDERTYEKVVALRAVESVDGMTADWVDLPHAFLQKVSNEIINKVKGVNRVVYDISSKPPATIEWE, from the coding sequence ATGAATAACAATCGCTTTGAAGGCAGCCGCCTGCTGATATTGGACTTTGGCTCGCAATACACCCAGCTCATTGCGCGACGGGTGCGTGAGCTTAACGTCTATTGTGAGATACACCCTTACAATCACCTCCCTGACGAGATTGATAGCTACGATGCGGTGATCCTCTCTGGCTCGCCCTACTCGGTGCGCAGTGAGGAGGCACTTCACCCCGACCTCTCAGCAATACGCGGTAAGAAGCCGCTGCTGGCAGTGTGTTATGGGGCGCAGTATCTGGCACATTTCAGCGGGGGAGAGGTAGCCCCTTCAGCTATTAGAGAATACGGTCGGGCAAACCTTTCCTATATCAAGGCGGGCGAACCGCTCTTTGAGGGTATTGCCACAGGCAGCCAAGTGTGGATGAGCCACAGCGATACTATCAAGGTTTTGCCTACGGGAGGCGTTTGCTTGGCGAGCACTGCCGATGTGGTGAATGCAGCGTATCGCATTGAGGGGGAACCTACTTATGCAATACAGTTTCACCCTGAGGTTTCGCACTCTACTGATGGCAAGCAGCTATTGGCGAACTTCCTCTTTAAGATTGCGGGCTTTACTCCTAACTGGACGGCGGACAACTTTGTGGAGATGACCATCACTGCGCTCCGTGAGCAAGTCGGTCGCGATAAGGTAGTGCTGGGGCTTTCAGGCGGTGTCGATTCCACCGTGGCAGCCGTATTGCTCAATAAAGCCATTGGCGAGCAGCTGCACTGCATCTTCGTCAATAACGGACTCTTGCGCAAAGGCGAGTTCGAGAGCGTCCTCTTGCAATACGAGGGAATGGGCTTAAACGTAAAGGGAGTAGACGCCTCAGCGCGTTTCCTTTCAGCTCTCGCAGGGATTACCGACCCCGAGGCAAAGCGAAAAGCCATTGGCAAGACCTTTATTGAGGTATTCGACGATGAGGCACATAAGATTAGCGATGTGAAGTGGCTCGGGCAGGGCACTATTTACCCCGATGTGATTGAGTCGCTATCGGTAAAAGGTCCCTCAGCAACCATCAAGTCGCACCACAATGTTGGTGGTTTACCCGATTATATGAAGCTCAAGGTAGTAGAGCCGCTGCGTATGCTCTTCAAAGACGAAGTGCGCCGTGTAGGACGAAGTCTCGGTATTGATGCCGAGCTATTGGGCAGACACCCATTCCCTGGCCCTGGGCTGGCAATACGCATCTTGGGCGATATCACCGCTGAGAAAGTGGCTGTATTGCAAGAAGTAGATGCGATATTCATCGGCAACTTAAAGTCCACAGGGCTCTACGACAAAGTATGGCAAGCCGGAGCAATACTACTACCCATCCAAAGCGTAGGCGTAATGGGCGATGAGCGCACCTACGAGAAAGTCGTAGCCCTGCGTGCCGTAGAGAGTGTGGATGGTATGACCGCCGACTGGGTAGACCTGCCACACGCCTTTTTGCAGAAGGTCTCCAACGAGATTATCAACAAGGTGAAGGGTGTCAATCGCGTAGTGTATGACATCAGCTCTAAGCCACCTGCCACTATTGAGTGGGAGTAA